Proteins from a single region of Punica granatum isolate Tunisia-2019 chromosome 8, ASM765513v2, whole genome shotgun sequence:
- the LOC116188387 gene encoding carbon catabolite repressor protein 4 homolog 6 isoform X2, whose product MACFAERFVVLSYNILADYLALNHRSKLYYHIPRYMLDWDWRKRNIIFELGLWSADIMCFQEVDRFQDLEEELKFRGYCGIWKMRTGDPVDGCAIFWRTSRFKLLHEEFIEFSKLGLRDNVAQICVLELVSEDSSEDVGNAPISSTGSNKIVVCNIHVLYNPKRGEIKLGQIRVLLDSAHVVSKSWDNSPIVLCGDFNCTPKSPLYNFISEQKLDLSGIDRDKVSGQASAEIRETKPNFHNNRELSTDRTIQDPLNVESLDEHKHSSPDVEDILIKDDLSPQQSCTNGQVQDTSDHEEANHEATKNDTLISVDVTSDENISSSLASYDNTVESSSSLGGRDFPEDMGIVDKVEKKSSEHCSVLADEMERTAIEANDTIISISVTAVDSSFNPSANDEDSAAESLDEQLKVLSLNEVDEPNVEGGGSSCEDDTAFLAALHEGEDSPQLGSPSGLEFEPVEEGRTSYDPSVWTPTEIATATGSGDCLVLEHKLKLKSTYTEVEDLSRTRNDIGEPLVTSYNSRFMGTVDYIWRSEGLQTIKVLAPIPKQAMQWTQGFPTKKWGSDHIALVSELTLTGGNVSDQEAQCGDTP is encoded by the exons ATGGCATGCTTTGCAGAGCGGTTTGTTGTTCTTTCGTACAACATATTGGCTGATTACCTTGCTCTAAACCATAGGAGCAAACTTTACTACCATATACCTCGTTACATGTTGGACTGGGACTGGCGAAAGAGAAACATCATCTTCGAGCTTGGACTGTGGTCTGCTGACATAATGTGCTTTCAG GAAGTTGATAGATTTCAGGACCTGGAGGAGGAGTTAAAGTTCCGGGGTTATTGTGGCATTTGGAAG ATGCGGACTGGTGATCCAGTTGATGGGTGTGCAATATTTTGGCGTACTTCAAG GTTCAAGCTGCTTCATGAGGAATTCATTGAATTCAGTAAGCTTGGACTACGGGATAATGTTGCTCAGATATGTGTGCTTGAG CTTGTGAGTGAAGATAGCTCCGAGGATGTTGGTAACGCCCCAATAAG CTCAACAGGTTCTAATAAAATTGTAGTTTGCAACATCCATGTGCTTTACAATCCTAAAAGAGGGGAAATCAAGCTTGGCCAG ATTAGGGTTCTCTTGGATAGCGCTCATGTTGTATCAAAAAGCTGGGATAATTCAccgattgttctttgtggagATTTTAATTGCACTCCGAAG AGCCCATTGTACAACTTCATCTCAGAACAGAAG TTAGATTTATCTGGGATAGATAGAGATAAAGTATCTGGACAGGCATCAGCAGAAATACGTGAAACGAAGCCAAATTTTCACAATAATCG GGAATTATCAACTGATAGGACAATTCAAGATCCGCTGAATGTGGAGAGCTTGGATGAGCATAAACATAGTTCCCCCGATGTTGAAGATATTCTCATTAAGGATGACTTATCTCCACAGCAATCTTGCACCAATGGGCAAGTTCAAGATACTTCCGACCATGAAGAAGCAAACCATGAGGCGACAAAAAATGATACACTGATTTCAGTGGATGTTACTTCAGATGAGAATATTTCCTCTTCTCTTGCCTCGTACGATAACACCGTGGAGAGTTCAAGCTCACTTGGAGGAAGAGACTTTCCAGAGGATATGGGCATAGTGGATAAAGTCGAAAAGAAATCCTCAGAGCATTGCTCTGTTTTAGCTGACGAAATGGAGCGGACAGCCATTGAAGCAAATGACACCATTATATCTATTTCTGTGACGGCTGTAGACTCATCATTCAACCCAAGTGCTAATGATGAGGACTCTGCTGCTGAGTCGCTGGATGAGCAACTGAAGGTGTTGTCTCTGAACGAGGTAGATGAGCCAAATGTGGAAGGTGGTGGAAGTTCATGTGAGGATGATACTGCTTTTTTGGCAGCGCTACATGAAGGAGAGGATTCCCCACAGCTTGGGTCTCCATCAGGGTTAGAATTTGAGCCTGTTGAAGAGGGAAGAACTTCATATGATCCGTCAGTTTGGACTCCGACGGAAATAGCTACTGCGACCGGCAGTGGGGATTGCCTTGTTTTGGAGCATAAGCTCAAACTCAAAAGCACGTACACTGAGGTTGAG GATCTTTCGAGGACAAGAAATGACATTGGGGAGCCACTTGTGACCAGTTACAACAGTCGGTTTATGGGCACTGTTGATTACATATG GCGTTCGGAAGGTCTTCAGACTATTAAAGTGCTTGCTCCGATACCAAAACAGGCGATGCAGTGGACACAGGGGTTCCCAACTAAG AAATGGGGTAGCGATCATATAGCTCTGGTCTCTGAATTGACCCTTACGGGGGGTAATGTTTCTGATCAAGAAGCCCAATGCGGTGACACTCCCTAG